The Streptomyces laurentii genome contains a region encoding:
- a CDS encoding hypothetical protein (identified by MetaGeneAnnotator; putative;~sequence version:1), giving the protein MCPYPLGEQSGGIARSEADTGETLRENPMFAYELHRMQHAELVRQADTHRLAREAARAARRTGRREPEGG; this is encoded by the coding sequence ATGTGCCCGTACCCCCTGGGCGAGCAGAGTGGAGGCATCGCAAGGAGCGAAGCCGACACCGGCGAAACCCTCAGGGAGAACCCCATGTTCGCGTACGAACTGCACCGCATGCAGCACGCCGAGCTCGTCCGCCAGGCCGACACCCACCGCCTCGCCCGGGAGGCCGCCCGCGCCGCCCGCCGTACCGGACGCCGAGAACCCGAGGGCGGGTGA
- a CDS encoding transmembrane transport protein (Evidence 3 : Function proposed based on presence of conserved amino acid motif, structural feature or limited homology;~MMPL family; pfam03176;~identified by MetaGeneAnnotator; putative;~transmembrane transport protein [Streptomyces cattleya NRRL 8057 = DSM46488]) yields the protein MAALARWCVKHRLVVVLLWLLALGGTVAGAAVAGSAYSSDYEAPDTESGRALALLDRGFPGAGGDSGTIVWHTEHGSVRAPGVEQRMTTMLHQVESLPGIASVTSPYGSVPGRISADGRTAYAEVAFAAEGDSVPTERAQALLDTARAAAGNGVQVELGGQAVGLTEAPGGHTAEAVGVIVAAVVLFIAFGSLAASLLPIGTALVSVGTAYSGITLLGHLMTVADFAPMLGMLIGLGVGIDYALFVVTRHRAGLKRGLPVGEAARIAVATTGRAVVFAGATVCIALLGMLILGLGFLNGVAVAASLTVVLTVAASVTLLPALLSLIGMRVLSRRERRRLAEHGPQPELPTGFAARWSAFVERRPKLLGALAVVVMAVLALPTFSLHLGTSDQGNNPAGTTTRTAYDLIAAGFGPGVNGPLTLVAGLDGADDRLALDALPDRLAHTQGVASVSPITYNGAGDIAVLTVVPDSSPQSKATSELVDRIRGEVLPAAAHDSSLQVHVGGVTASYDDFAEVLVGKLPLFVGVVVSLGCVLLLLAFRSIGIPLKAAVMNIAAVAGAFGIVVAVFQWGWGSEPLGLGSAGPIEPFLPVIMVSVLFGLSMDYQVFLVSRMYEEWLETGDNRRAVRVGLAETSRVINSAAVIMISVFLAFVLSGDRVIAMFGIGLAAAVALDAFVLRTLLVPALMHLLGGANWWLPRRLDRMLPRISIEPPECRIAAEARRGAAAGPAAPEIAGGADSRHAKIPARQVTLTQPEENEDVRDIAG from the coding sequence GTGGCCGCCCTCGCACGATGGTGCGTCAAGCACCGCCTCGTCGTCGTTCTCCTCTGGTTGCTCGCGCTCGGCGGGACCGTGGCCGGCGCGGCCGTGGCGGGCAGCGCGTACTCCTCCGACTACGAGGCCCCCGACACCGAGTCGGGCCGCGCGCTGGCGCTGCTCGACCGGGGCTTCCCGGGCGCCGGCGGTGACAGCGGCACCATCGTCTGGCACACCGAGCACGGCAGCGTGCGGGCCCCCGGCGTCGAGCAGCGGATGACCACCATGCTCCACCAGGTGGAGTCGCTGCCCGGGATCGCCTCCGTCACCTCCCCGTACGGCTCGGTGCCCGGCCGGATCAGCGCCGACGGCCGTACCGCCTACGCCGAGGTCGCCTTCGCGGCCGAGGGCGACAGCGTTCCCACCGAACGGGCCCAGGCACTCCTCGACACGGCCCGGGCCGCCGCGGGGAACGGCGTCCAAGTGGAGCTGGGCGGCCAGGCCGTCGGCCTCACCGAAGCGCCCGGCGGACACACCGCGGAGGCCGTCGGCGTGATCGTCGCCGCCGTCGTCCTCTTCATCGCCTTCGGTTCGCTCGCCGCCTCCTTGTTGCCGATAGGGACCGCGCTCGTGTCCGTCGGCACGGCCTACTCCGGCATCACCCTGCTCGGGCACCTCATGACGGTCGCCGACTTCGCCCCCATGCTCGGCATGCTCATCGGTCTCGGTGTCGGCATCGACTACGCGCTGTTCGTCGTGACCCGGCACCGGGCCGGTCTCAAGCGCGGCCTGCCCGTCGGCGAGGCCGCCCGCATCGCGGTCGCCACCACCGGCCGGGCCGTCGTCTTCGCCGGCGCCACCGTCTGTATCGCCCTGCTCGGCATGCTGATCCTCGGCCTCGGCTTCCTCAACGGCGTCGCCGTCGCCGCCTCCCTGACCGTCGTCCTCACCGTCGCCGCGTCCGTCACCCTGCTGCCCGCGCTGCTCTCCCTCATCGGCATGCGCGTGCTCAGCCGCCGCGAGCGCCGCCGGCTCGCCGAGCACGGCCCGCAGCCGGAGCTGCCCACCGGTTTCGCCGCCCGCTGGTCCGCCTTCGTCGAACGCCGGCCGAAGCTGCTCGGTGCCCTCGCCGTCGTCGTCATGGCGGTGCTCGCGCTGCCCACCTTCTCCCTCCACCTCGGTACCTCCGACCAGGGCAACAACCCGGCCGGGACGACCACCCGCACGGCGTACGACCTGATCGCCGCAGGCTTCGGACCCGGCGTCAACGGGCCGCTCACCCTGGTCGCCGGCCTCGACGGCGCCGACGACCGGCTCGCCCTCGACGCGCTGCCGGACCGGCTCGCGCACACCCAGGGCGTCGCCTCGGTCTCCCCGATCACGTACAACGGGGCGGGTGACATCGCGGTCCTCACCGTCGTTCCCGACTCCTCGCCGCAGTCGAAGGCCACCAGCGAGCTGGTCGACCGCATCCGCGGCGAGGTCCTGCCGGCCGCCGCCCACGACAGCTCGCTCCAGGTGCACGTCGGCGGGGTCACCGCCTCGTACGACGACTTCGCCGAGGTCCTCGTCGGCAAACTGCCGCTGTTCGTGGGCGTCGTCGTCTCGCTCGGCTGCGTCCTGCTGCTGCTCGCCTTCCGCTCGATCGGCATCCCGCTGAAGGCCGCGGTGATGAACATCGCGGCCGTCGCCGGCGCGTTCGGCATCGTCGTCGCGGTCTTCCAGTGGGGCTGGGGGAGCGAGCCACTGGGCCTCGGCAGCGCCGGGCCCATCGAACCCTTCCTGCCCGTGATCATGGTGTCGGTGCTCTTCGGACTCTCGATGGACTACCAGGTCTTCCTGGTCAGCAGGATGTACGAGGAGTGGCTGGAGACCGGCGACAACCGGCGGGCCGTCCGGGTCGGCCTCGCCGAGACCAGCCGGGTGATCAACTCGGCGGCGGTCATCATGATCTCCGTCTTCCTCGCCTTCGTCCTGTCCGGCGACCGGGTCATCGCGATGTTCGGGATCGGGCTCGCCGCCGCCGTCGCCCTCGACGCCTTCGTCCTGCGCACCCTGCTGGTGCCCGCGCTGATGCACCTGCTCGGCGGCGCCAACTGGTGGCTGCCGCGCCGGCTCGACCGGATGCTGCCCCGGATCAGCATCGAGCCGCCCGAGTGCCGGATCGCCGCCGAAGCCCGCAGAGGAGCGGCCGCCGGGCCGGCGGCCCCGGAAATCGCGGGCGGTGCCGACTCCCGCCATGCGAAGATCCCCGCGCGACAGGTGACCCTGACACAGCCGGAGGAAAACGAGGATGTTCGCGATATCGCTGGGTGA
- a CDS encoding acetyltransferase (Acetyltransferase (GNAT) family; pfam00583;~Acetyltransferases, including N-acetylases of ribosomal proteins [Translation,ribosomal structure and biogenesis]; COG1670;~acetyltransferase [Streptomyces venezuelae ATCC10712];~identified by MetaGeneAnnotator; putative), producing MFAISLGDDGAELTPLAPWQSEEFFAHIDASRDYIGAHIGMPDAVSDLAAAQAFLRSYAQKSVDDAGYLYGIRVDGRLVGGLMFRVFSTTSGTAEVGCWLEPAAAGKGLVTRACRTIIDWAVEQRGIHRVEWYAPSENAPSLAVARRLGMRREGVLRQHYPYRGKRADMEVWSVLAPEWRAAKEAAAGGTV from the coding sequence ATGTTCGCGATATCGCTGGGTGACGACGGTGCCGAGCTGACCCCGCTCGCACCCTGGCAGTCGGAGGAGTTCTTCGCCCACATCGACGCCTCGCGCGACTACATCGGCGCCCACATCGGGATGCCCGACGCCGTCTCCGACCTCGCCGCCGCCCAGGCGTTCCTGAGGTCGTACGCGCAGAAGAGCGTCGACGACGCCGGGTATCTGTACGGCATCCGCGTCGACGGCCGGCTGGTCGGCGGCCTGATGTTCCGGGTCTTCAGCACGACGAGCGGGACGGCCGAGGTCGGCTGCTGGCTGGAGCCGGCCGCCGCCGGGAAGGGCCTGGTCACCCGCGCCTGCCGGACCATCATCGACTGGGCGGTCGAGCAGCGCGGCATCCACCGCGTCGAGTGGTACGCCCCGTCCGAGAACGCCCCCAGCCTCGCCGTCGCCCGCCGCCTCGGCATGCGGCGCGAAGGGGTGCTGCGACAGCACTACCCGTACCGCGGCAAGCGCGCCGACATGGAGGTGTGGTCGGTCCTCGCCCCCGAGTGGCGGGCCGCCAAGGAGGCGGCGGCGGGCGGGACCGTCTAG
- a CDS encoding nmrA family protein (COG0702 Predicted nucleoside-diphosphate-sugar epimerases;~NAD(P) binding site [chemical binding];~NmrA family protein [Streptomyces bingchenggensis BCW-1];~Predicted nucleoside-diphosphate-sugar epimerases [Cell envelope biogenesis, outer membrane / Carbohydrate transportand metabolism];~Rossmann-fold NAD(P)(+)-binding proteins; cl09931;~identified by MetaGeneAnnotator; putative) codes for MHPSSAHVAFDPIPAMGRWHHARERIVRGSGVPATFLRPGGFMTNALDWLPTIREGGYVLDPVGPGRHAPVDPADIAAVAALALTEDGHQGREYVLTGGELFTVAEQVRILSETIGRDLEVRETATPAEAVRSRFPHGAPPALADALTEGFALMRADTAGFRTDTVERLLGREPRAFRVWCARHADTFRGPESG; via the coding sequence GTGCATCCGTCCTCGGCCCACGTCGCCTTCGACCCGATCCCCGCCATGGGCCGCTGGCACCACGCGCGCGAGCGGATCGTCCGCGGCTCCGGCGTCCCCGCCACGTTCCTGCGGCCCGGCGGCTTCATGACCAACGCCCTCGACTGGCTGCCCACCATCCGCGAGGGCGGCTACGTCCTCGACCCGGTCGGCCCGGGCCGCCACGCGCCGGTCGACCCCGCGGACATCGCCGCGGTGGCCGCCCTCGCCCTGACCGAGGACGGCCACCAGGGCCGGGAGTACGTCCTCACCGGCGGCGAGCTGTTCACCGTCGCCGAGCAGGTCCGGATCCTCTCCGAGACGATCGGCCGCGACCTCGAGGTCCGGGAGACGGCCACTCCGGCCGAGGCGGTACGGTCCCGCTTCCCCCACGGGGCGCCCCCGGCGCTCGCCGACGCCCTCACGGAGGGCTTCGCCCTCATGCGCGCCGACACCGCCGGGTTCCGTACGGACACCGTGGAGCGCCTGCTCGGACGCGAGCCGCGGGCGTTCCGGGTCTGGTGCGCGCGGCACGCCGACACGTTCCGGGGCCCTGAAAGCGGCTGA